A genomic stretch from Candidatus Nitrososphaera gargensis Ga9.2 includes:
- a CDS encoding chemotaxis protein CheA, producing MSDDFSKYREMFVQEAIEHIQSLNNAMLQLEQDPHSKEHLDSAFRAAHTLKGMAATMGYEQIRQVCKTIEELFDRLRKREVRLTTGVADFLFKSFDVLDKMVNDENKIINMEEFMQEFQKVTSGSENASGQQGYDLSSPNASAAAANGMIIPAAEQSGISEETGNNQSHTKTQTIRVKMDDLDSLVDLVGEIMIAKMRLEQVLSDSQQAGKPRQVLRNLDRLINNLQNHTMKIRLVPIEQIFDRFPRMVRDLSNSQGKEVRLEMEGTGIELDRTVLDAIRDPLLHMLRNSVDHGIELPEEREKMGKPRHGTIKLKASRLGDKVLIEVSDDGRGIDLEKVKEKAIEKHIINRQEAEAMTTEDIVDLLGSPGLSTAQKVTDVSGRGVGLNVVINKIESVGGTVRIKTEKNHGTTFTMTIPLSLAIIGGLLVKIGNEKYVIQISNVLSTIQIDQDELRRIHGKPVVMFREQVVPLVYGAEVLNVPQTPAQDSHCKMTVIIVEKGGKPLGLVVDSFESKQDIVLKHIDRIGYNSSNVPTDATILSDGRVALILDLTQLEEKKT from the coding sequence ATGTCCGATGACTTTTCCAAGTATCGCGAAATGTTTGTACAGGAGGCCATAGAGCATATCCAGAGTCTAAACAATGCTATGCTCCAGCTTGAGCAAGACCCGCATAGCAAAGAACATCTAGATTCGGCCTTCCGAGCGGCTCACACATTAAAGGGCATGGCCGCCACCATGGGCTATGAGCAAATCAGGCAAGTATGCAAGACCATAGAAGAGCTCTTTGACAGATTAAGAAAGAGAGAAGTTCGCCTGACAACAGGTGTTGCAGACTTTCTCTTCAAGTCGTTCGATGTGCTAGACAAGATGGTAAACGATGAGAACAAGATCATCAATATGGAAGAATTCATGCAAGAATTCCAAAAGGTAACTTCAGGATCAGAGAATGCCAGCGGGCAACAAGGATATGATCTGTCTTCGCCTAATGCTTCGGCTGCGGCAGCAAATGGAATGATTATACCGGCCGCAGAGCAGTCAGGGATTTCTGAGGAAACAGGCAACAACCAATCCCATACTAAGACGCAGACCATAAGGGTGAAGATGGACGATCTGGATTCTCTTGTTGACCTTGTAGGCGAGATCATGATAGCCAAAATGAGGCTTGAACAGGTACTCTCTGATTCTCAGCAGGCAGGCAAGCCGCGGCAGGTCCTCAGAAACCTTGATCGCCTGATCAACAATCTCCAGAACCATACGATGAAGATTAGGCTAGTCCCAATTGAGCAGATCTTTGACCGTTTTCCAAGAATGGTCCGCGACCTTTCGAATAGCCAAGGAAAGGAAGTTAGGCTGGAAATGGAAGGGACTGGCATAGAACTCGACCGCACTGTGCTCGACGCTATCAGGGATCCGCTTTTGCACATGTTGAGAAATTCTGTGGACCATGGGATAGAACTGCCAGAGGAGAGAGAAAAGATGGGCAAGCCGCGGCATGGAACAATCAAGCTAAAGGCATCAAGGCTTGGAGACAAAGTATTGATAGAGGTGTCTGACGACGGAAGGGGCATAGATCTTGAAAAAGTGAAGGAAAAGGCCATTGAGAAACACATCATAAACCGGCAGGAGGCCGAGGCTATGACAACAGAGGACATTGTTGATCTCCTAGGTTCACCCGGTCTTTCAACTGCGCAGAAAGTCACAGACGTTTCCGGAAGAGGAGTAGGCCTCAATGTTGTAATTAACAAGATCGAGTCTGTTGGGGGGACGGTAAGGATCAAAACTGAAAAGAACCATGGAACGACCTTTACTATGACAATACCTCTGAGCTTGGCAATCATCGGAGGCCTGCTGGTAAAGATAGGAAATGAAAAATATGTCATTCAGATTTCAAACGTGTTGTCAACCATTCAAATTGACCAAGATGAGCTAAGGAGGATCCATGGCAAGCCAGTCGTTATGTTCAGAGAACAGGTAGTTCCGCTGGTATATGGCGCAGAAGTGCTCAACGTGCCGCAAACGCCGGCACAGGACTCGCATTGCAAGATGACGGTCATAATAGTCGAAAAAGGTGGCAAACCCTTAGGTTTGGTGGTGGACTCGTTTGAGAGTAAACAAGATATCGTGCTAAAGCATATTGACAGAATCGGTTACAATTCTTCAAATGTCCCAACAGACGCAACCATCCTTTCAGATGGAAGAGTGGCACTGATACTTGATCTAACGCAGCTGGAGGAAAAGAAGACATGA